A DNA window from Calliphora vicina chromosome 1, idCalVici1.1, whole genome shotgun sequence contains the following coding sequences:
- the Kal1 gene encoding anosmin-1 isoform X2, translated as MINKILKFIIVTLWLLQLPLTVHSRHHNRNSGGGQGGGGRYRSLQTQQLSNIDVRDKILELQCYAKCQESLRGNNIDYEPCLTKCQMDMVKAPRRGYCPAMQNAIFQNINVQPLQKLSCLDNCSYDFDCPEVQKCCNSACGPVCMQPIGVRDDSLLPPIPKILKCGLIPREQKVEITLQSNSSYYFHVEVRYHIGSLLSPRKLGTWQYQAVQKLAEILDLNILLTTVAFYLRPGRWYQVRVAAINAYGFRGYSEPSQAFTLPNHPKPPKAPADLKIVSSHFDGKHVNIKIVWCASKSNLPIEKYKIIWSLYVNNVRDESLISNEAFVKERHQFEIPNLLPDSSYYIQVQAMSINGKRRLKSDKHSILYNTTISPTQAFSPLKCGKEHQLLRDGLSNAFNDDRYYAKKNLYNDGGGGGGSALTSLSSTSSSSSSSISSSTILNINTNNNNTSTYVSKAEKFDVKYRPNRKLGMLVIISGFFSRDEKIYELCPIETNCGEGEYNAIRVNDSLVFSKLSYNTTYSFKPRSNSVTADDNIKGITFTTPKCEIFRKGHPKANIKC; from the exons ATgatcaataaaatattgaaatttataattgtcACATTATGGTTACTGCAGTTACCTTTAACAGTTCATTCACGCCATCACAATCGCAATAGCGGCGGGGGACAGGGTGGCGGTGGCCGTTATCGCTCCCTACAAACTCAACAATTATCGAATATCGATGTACGTGATAAAATCCTTGAACTACAATGTTATGCCAAGTGCCAAGAATCGTTGAGGGGCAATAATATCGACTATGAGCCCTGTCTAACGAAATGTCAAATGGATATGGTCAAAGCCCCCCGACGTGGCTATTGTCCAGCCATGCAAAATgccatttttcaaaatatcaacgTACAACCGTTGCAAAAACTGTCGTGTCTCGACAACTGTAGCTACGATTTCGATTGTCCCGAAGTGCAGAAATGTTGCAATTCCGCCTGCGGACCGGTGTGTATGCAGCCGATTGGGGTGCGTGACGATAGCCTGCTGCCGCCCATACCAAAGATACTTAAGTGTGGCCTTATACCGCGAGAACAAAAAGTTGAAATAACATTGCAATCGAATTCATCGTATTACTTTCATGTGGAGGTGCGTTATCATATTGGCTCGTTGTTGTCGCCACGAAAATTGGGCACCTGGCAGTATCAGGCAGTGCAAAAATTAGCAGAAATTttagatttgaatatattgtt AACTACTGTAGCATTTTATTTGAGACCCGGACGTTGGTATCAAGTGAGAGTGGCAGCTATTAATGCTTATGGTTTTAGAGGTTACTCGGAACCTTCTCAGGCATTTACTTTACCTAATC ATCCCAAACCACCAAAAGCTCCAGCGGATTTAAAAATCGTCTCATCACATTTTGATGGCAAACATGTCAATATTAAAATAGTATGGTGTGCTTCCAAATCGAATCTTcccattgaaaaatataaaattatatggtccttatatgtaaataatgtacGCGATGAATCTCTAATATCCAATGAGGCCTTTGTTAAGGAA CGCCATCAATTTGAAATACCCAATTTATTACCCGATTCTAGTTATTATATACAAGTGCAGGCCATGTCTATAAATGGCAAAAGACGTTTAAAATCAGATAAGCACTCCATTCTCTATAATACCACAATATCACCGACTCAAGCCTTTAGTCCATTAAAATGTGGCAAAGAACACCAACTCCTAAGAGATGGTCTAAGTAATGCATTTAACGATGATAGATATTATGCGAAAAAGAATTTATACAATGATGGTGGTGGCGGTGGTGGTAGTGCTTTAACGTCATTATCTTCAACTTCTAGTTCTAGTTCCAGTTCCATTTCTAGTTCTACCAtcctaaatataaatacaaataataataatactagtACTTATGTTTCTAAAGCGGAAAAATTTGATGTCAAATATCGTCCAAATCGTAAACTGGGCATGTTGGTGATTATATCCGGTTTCTTTTCAAGAGATGAAAA AATTTATGAACTTTGTCCCATTGAAACGAACTGCGGAGAAGGTGAATACAATGCAATACGTGTAAAT GATTCACTGGTTTTCAGCAAACTTAGTTACAACACAACCTACAGCTTTAAGCCGCGCAGTAATTCGGTAACTGCCGATGACAATATTAAGGGAATAACATTTACCACACcgaaatgtgaaatttttcgCAAAGGCCATCCAAAAGCTAATATTAAGTGTTAA
- the Kal1 gene encoding anosmin-1 isoform X1, translating into MINKILKFIIVTLWLLQLPLTVHSRHHNRNSGGGQGGGGRYRSLQTQQLSNIDVRDKILELQCYAKCQESLRGNNIDYEPCLTKCQMDMVKAPRRGYCPAMQNAIFQNINVQPLQKLSCLDNCSYDFDCPEVQKCCNSACGPVCMQPIGVRDDSLLPPIPKILKCGLIPREQKVEITLQSNSSYYFHVEVRYHIGSLLSPRKLGTWQYQAVQKLAEILDLNILLTTVAFYLRPGRWYQVRVAAINAYGFRGYSEPSQAFTLPNHPKPPKAPADLKIVSSHFDGKHVNIKIVWCASKSNLPIEKYKIIWSLYVNNVRDESLISNEAFVKERHQFEIPNLLPDSSYYIQVQAMSINGKRRLKSDKHSILYNTTISPTQAFSPLKCGKEHQLLRDGLSNAFNDDRYYAKKNLYNDGGGGGGSALTSLSSTSSSSSSSISSSTILNINTNNNNTSTYVSKAEKFDVKYRPNRKLGMLVIISGFFSRDEKIYELCPIETNCGEGEYNAIRVNKDSLVFSKLSYNTTYSFKPRSNSVTADDNIKGITFTTPKCEIFRKGHPKANIKC; encoded by the exons ATgatcaataaaatattgaaatttataattgtcACATTATGGTTACTGCAGTTACCTTTAACAGTTCATTCACGCCATCACAATCGCAATAGCGGCGGGGGACAGGGTGGCGGTGGCCGTTATCGCTCCCTACAAACTCAACAATTATCGAATATCGATGTACGTGATAAAATCCTTGAACTACAATGTTATGCCAAGTGCCAAGAATCGTTGAGGGGCAATAATATCGACTATGAGCCCTGTCTAACGAAATGTCAAATGGATATGGTCAAAGCCCCCCGACGTGGCTATTGTCCAGCCATGCAAAATgccatttttcaaaatatcaacgTACAACCGTTGCAAAAACTGTCGTGTCTCGACAACTGTAGCTACGATTTCGATTGTCCCGAAGTGCAGAAATGTTGCAATTCCGCCTGCGGACCGGTGTGTATGCAGCCGATTGGGGTGCGTGACGATAGCCTGCTGCCGCCCATACCAAAGATACTTAAGTGTGGCCTTATACCGCGAGAACAAAAAGTTGAAATAACATTGCAATCGAATTCATCGTATTACTTTCATGTGGAGGTGCGTTATCATATTGGCTCGTTGTTGTCGCCACGAAAATTGGGCACCTGGCAGTATCAGGCAGTGCAAAAATTAGCAGAAATTttagatttgaatatattgtt AACTACTGTAGCATTTTATTTGAGACCCGGACGTTGGTATCAAGTGAGAGTGGCAGCTATTAATGCTTATGGTTTTAGAGGTTACTCGGAACCTTCTCAGGCATTTACTTTACCTAATC ATCCCAAACCACCAAAAGCTCCAGCGGATTTAAAAATCGTCTCATCACATTTTGATGGCAAACATGTCAATATTAAAATAGTATGGTGTGCTTCCAAATCGAATCTTcccattgaaaaatataaaattatatggtccttatatgtaaataatgtacGCGATGAATCTCTAATATCCAATGAGGCCTTTGTTAAGGAA CGCCATCAATTTGAAATACCCAATTTATTACCCGATTCTAGTTATTATATACAAGTGCAGGCCATGTCTATAAATGGCAAAAGACGTTTAAAATCAGATAAGCACTCCATTCTCTATAATACCACAATATCACCGACTCAAGCCTTTAGTCCATTAAAATGTGGCAAAGAACACCAACTCCTAAGAGATGGTCTAAGTAATGCATTTAACGATGATAGATATTATGCGAAAAAGAATTTATACAATGATGGTGGTGGCGGTGGTGGTAGTGCTTTAACGTCATTATCTTCAACTTCTAGTTCTAGTTCCAGTTCCATTTCTAGTTCTACCAtcctaaatataaatacaaataataataatactagtACTTATGTTTCTAAAGCGGAAAAATTTGATGTCAAATATCGTCCAAATCGTAAACTGGGCATGTTGGTGATTATATCCGGTTTCTTTTCAAGAGATGAAAA AATTTATGAACTTTGTCCCATTGAAACGAACTGCGGAGAAGGTGAATACAATGCAATACGTGTAAAT aagGATTCACTGGTTTTCAGCAAACTTAGTTACAACACAACCTACAGCTTTAAGCCGCGCAGTAATTCGGTAACTGCCGATGACAATATTAAGGGAATAACATTTACCACACcgaaatgtgaaatttttcgCAAAGGCCATCCAAAAGCTAATATTAAGTGTTAA